A single window of SAR324 cluster bacterium DNA harbors:
- a CDS encoding NAD(P)-dependent oxidoreductase has product MKVGITGADGTIGTVLLNGLVGQHELTSFTLEENQELGSTKIDLSKSAEVVGKFSGLDALIHLAADPSPNAPWESVQPNNIEATYNVFNECRRARVSKIIFASTNHTQHGDTLLTTTETLDPSKNKILSLSDPTNPDSLYAVSKLFGENLGKYFSEKYGIQFVGLRIGWVVKGNDPTIMQGTPSEDYMRAMYLSHRDCVHSFERALEVGKKYLLAYAISNNSRKVFELTETITSLDFHPVDDAETFY; this is encoded by the coding sequence ATGAAAGTAGGCATCACTGGAGCAGATGGAACAATTGGAACTGTCTTGCTCAATGGGTTGGTGGGGCAACACGAGTTAACATCATTTACTCTTGAAGAAAATCAGGAACTCGGCTCTACAAAAATTGACCTATCCAAAAGCGCTGAGGTTGTCGGCAAGTTCTCTGGTCTGGATGCATTGATTCATCTGGCAGCAGATCCAAGTCCAAACGCACCCTGGGAAAGTGTTCAGCCAAATAATATTGAAGCAACCTACAATGTCTTCAATGAGTGCAGGAGAGCCCGGGTCAGTAAGATTATTTTTGCCAGTACGAATCATACTCAACATGGAGATACTCTCTTAACTACGACAGAGACCCTAGATCCCTCCAAGAATAAAATTCTTTCACTATCAGATCCGACCAACCCAGATTCCCTGTACGCGGTTTCGAAGTTATTTGGTGAGAATTTAGGGAAGTACTTCTCTGAAAAATACGGAATTCAATTTGTTGGGCTCAGAATCGGCTGGGTGGTCAAAGGCAATGATCCCACGATTATGCAGGGAACTCCCTCAGAAGATTACATGAGAGCCATGTACTTAAGTCACCGAGATTGTGTGCATTCTTTTGAGAGAGCATTGGAAGTGGGTAAAAAATATTTACTTGCTTACGCCATTAGCAATAACTCCAGAAAGGTCTTCGAGCTCACAGAGACAATCACTTCTCTTGATTTTCATCCAGTTGATGATGCTGAAACATTTTACTGA
- a CDS encoding pentapeptide repeat-containing protein produces MNKRILLALFLAILGSQVFGYEEEDLDKFLRTNQCINCDLALADLTDRNLSKASLREADLFGVKLSRADLSEAELVGVNLIEADLSQTNLRDADLSGADLWGAILIRADLRGAKLDRAVLEYADLEQVKFCNTSMSDGSIRNDDC; encoded by the coding sequence ATGAACAAACGAATCTTGCTCGCGCTGTTCTTGGCAATACTGGGTTCGCAAGTTTTTGGATATGAAGAAGAAGACTTGGACAAGTTTTTGAGAACCAATCAGTGTATCAATTGTGATCTTGCTCTCGCGGACCTAACAGATAGGAATCTAAGCAAAGCCAGTTTGAGAGAAGCTGATCTGTTTGGGGTCAAGCTAAGCAGAGCTGACCTGAGCGAGGCTGAGCTTGTGGGAGTGAACTTGATTGAAGCCGATCTGAGTCAAACTAATTTGAGGGATGCTGACTTGAGTGGAGCTGATCTTTGGGGAGCTATCCTCATCAGAGCCGACCTGCGAGGGGCAAAGCTAGATAGGGCTGTTTTGGAATATGCCGATCTGGAACAGGTCAAATTTTGTAACACATCCATGTCGGATGGATCTATCAGAAACGATGACTGCTAG
- a CDS encoding aldo/keto reductase, translating into MKTVQWGIIGPGSIAANFAQGLAECDHGTLCAIASRDAERCKAFGEGFSVPSEGWFNSYDDLLVAPQVEAVYIATPHPFHAELVIRALRAGKHVVVEKPAGLIPGEVVAMTDVAKGTGRFFMEGFMYRCHPQIERLVELIGSGEIGKVQHIEASFGFASTYNPASRLDNPELAGGAILDVGVYPVSFARLVAGAAQGVSFAEPIEIQGIGSLGQLGVDETAHALLKFDQDITASCATSIRRAMDNSATVIGSKGRIHLPNPWIPGRDAGPSDAIIEIEVAGEKRVEQLKDPRILFAHEAELASCAILDGLTEAPSPAPNLSDSVGNARVIATWREATGYKLHGENPSHIRSLNGTLPSNLPAIPRVGIPGMTGEISALIMGCDNRDTLDEGAIVWDAWWEAGGNGFDSGFIYGGGVHETVLGQWMAARGITKEARVVVKGVHSPYCLPDVIATQLAISLERLQIERAPIYIMHRDNPDVPVDEFVDALNALHAKGLIETFGGSNWSVARFKEANAYAASKGLQPLKILNNNLSLAVMEKPVWDGCITSNTPEMLGFLRETGTTHLSWSSQARGYFLQPGQGTALSPDTTGDACFSSEANAERRRRATQLAAERGVKAQNIATAWVLGQQFPSLALIGPRSPSEIATTLPAMTVPLSTSETAWLNLERSER; encoded by the coding sequence ATGAAGACGGTTCAGTGGGGCATCATTGGTCCCGGTTCAATCGCAGCTAATTTTGCACAAGGCTTAGCGGAGTGTGATCATGGAACGCTTTGCGCCATAGCTAGTCGTGATGCGGAACGCTGCAAGGCCTTTGGAGAGGGCTTTTCGGTACCATCTGAAGGTTGGTTTAACAGCTACGATGACCTCTTGGTCGCGCCCCAGGTTGAGGCGGTCTACATTGCTACACCGCATCCGTTTCATGCAGAGTTGGTGATTCGAGCTCTGCGAGCTGGCAAGCATGTAGTCGTTGAAAAGCCAGCTGGCCTGATCCCCGGAGAGGTCGTCGCCATGACTGATGTTGCCAAGGGAACCGGACGCTTCTTCATGGAAGGCTTCATGTACCGCTGCCATCCCCAGATTGAGCGCTTAGTAGAATTGATTGGAAGTGGTGAGATTGGGAAAGTTCAACACATTGAGGCGAGTTTTGGTTTTGCTTCGACCTACAATCCTGCATCACGTCTGGATAATCCTGAGCTGGCTGGAGGAGCGATTCTTGATGTGGGTGTCTATCCAGTTTCCTTCGCTCGGCTGGTCGCTGGAGCAGCCCAAGGGGTGTCATTTGCTGAGCCAATTGAGATCCAGGGGATCGGTTCCCTTGGTCAGCTGGGTGTTGACGAAACGGCCCACGCGCTCCTCAAGTTTGATCAAGACATCACTGCCAGTTGTGCTACATCAATCCGAAGAGCCATGGACAATTCGGCAACTGTAATCGGTAGCAAGGGACGTATCCACCTGCCGAATCCCTGGATACCTGGACGTGATGCCGGTCCTTCAGATGCGATCATTGAGATTGAAGTAGCTGGTGAGAAGCGCGTGGAGCAGCTTAAGGATCCTCGGATTCTTTTTGCTCATGAAGCGGAACTAGCCAGCTGTGCCATCCTTGATGGACTAACGGAAGCCCCAAGCCCAGCACCAAATCTATCGGACAGTGTGGGTAATGCTCGTGTCATTGCAACATGGCGGGAAGCCACCGGTTACAAACTCCATGGAGAGAATCCATCTCACATTCGAAGCCTGAACGGTACTCTGCCATCGAATCTTCCTGCGATTCCACGCGTTGGAATTCCTGGCATGACTGGAGAAATCAGCGCCTTGATCATGGGCTGTGACAACCGAGACACCCTTGATGAAGGTGCGATCGTCTGGGACGCGTGGTGGGAGGCTGGTGGAAATGGCTTTGATTCCGGTTTCATCTATGGAGGTGGTGTCCATGAAACGGTGCTGGGGCAATGGATGGCGGCCCGTGGAATCACAAAGGAAGCACGTGTTGTCGTCAAGGGTGTGCACAGTCCGTACTGCCTTCCAGATGTGATTGCAACCCAGTTAGCCATTTCCCTAGAACGCTTACAGATCGAACGAGCCCCTATTTATATCATGCATCGCGACAATCCTGATGTGCCTGTGGATGAGTTCGTAGATGCTTTGAATGCTCTCCACGCCAAGGGGCTGATTGAGACCTTTGGTGGTTCAAACTGGTCAGTGGCCCGCTTCAAAGAAGCCAACGCCTATGCCGCTTCAAAGGGGCTGCAACCTCTGAAAATCCTAAACAATAACCTGTCGCTTGCAGTGATGGAAAAGCCAGTCTGGGATGGTTGCATTACCTCCAACACGCCAGAGATGCTGGGCTTTTTGAGGGAGACTGGCACGACACACCTGTCCTGGTCCTCGCAGGCGAGAGGTTATTTTCTGCAACCGGGTCAAGGCACCGCCCTGTCACCGGATACGACTGGGGATGCCTGTTTCTCTTCTGAAGCCAACGCAGAGCGTCGCAGGCGCGCAACTCAACTCGCAGCAGAGCGTGGAGTAAAGGCCCAAAACATTGCGACTGCCTGGGTGTTGGGTCAGCAGTTCCCATCGCTGGCGCTCATTGGACCTCGCAGTCCCAGTGAGATTGCCACGACCTTACCGGCGATGACAGTACCCCTGAGTACCTCAGAGACTGCCTGGTTGAACCTTGAGCGTAGTGAGCGCTAG
- a CDS encoding TIGR03643 family protein, whose amino-acid sequence MRTPQLSLKQTDRIIYLAWQDRITFEEIKKETGLSEAEVIKVMRRSLRPSSFKLWRKRVSGRTTKHQKLNLEKRNSASEEESE is encoded by the coding sequence ATGCGGACACCTCAACTATCACTAAAACAAACAGATCGAATTATCTACCTTGCATGGCAGGATCGGATCACTTTTGAAGAAATCAAGAAAGAGACTGGTCTCTCCGAGGCTGAGGTCATCAAGGTGATGCGGAGATCGTTGAGGCCCTCTTCCTTCAAACTTTGGAGGAAGAGGGTCTCCGGAAGAACGACCAAGCATCAGAAGCTGAATCTGGAGAAACGAAATTCTGCTTCAGAAGAGGAAAGCGAATGA
- a CDS encoding GYD domain-containing protein → MSLYFFSAKYSNAAFKGMVDTPQDREAAANKLFNAMGVKMHNIYFSISSAEIVGILEGNAENMAALEMVTMSTGTFTSIDAKEVIDSKSMTAAMETANKVVSAYQAPNQ, encoded by the coding sequence ATGTCTCTCTATTTTTTCAGTGCAAAGTATAGCAATGCCGCTTTCAAAGGTATGGTTGACACTCCTCAAGATCGGGAAGCTGCCGCTAACAAGCTCTTCAATGCCATGGGTGTGAAGATGCACAATATTTACTTCAGTATCAGCAGCGCAGAAATTGTTGGAATTTTGGAGGGCAATGCAGAAAACATGGCGGCTCTAGAGATGGTAACAATGTCAACGGGAACCTTTACTTCCATAGATGCCAAGGAGGTTATTGACTCCAAGTCGATGACAGCTGCAATGGAGACTGCCAACAAAGTGGTTTCCGCCTATCAAGCACCAAATCAATGA
- a CDS encoding nuclear transport factor 2 family protein — MTAEEIVLGGYASYVQGDMKALGSIYHPECKITVNGNHALSGVYIGFDAFHEGILSKLNTAWPGFNLEIQKVVSNESDVVVFLKLTATNLESRSIHHFVVKDGLQVEFNIHDDSQLAAAAIQI, encoded by the coding sequence ATGACGGCTGAAGAAATCGTCTTGGGAGGTTATGCCTCCTATGTCCAAGGAGATATGAAAGCTTTAGGAAGTATTTATCATCCGGAGTGTAAGATCACCGTTAATGGCAATCATGCTCTGTCTGGGGTCTACATCGGTTTTGATGCTTTTCACGAAGGCATTTTATCGAAACTCAATACTGCTTGGCCTGGCTTCAATCTAGAAATTCAAAAAGTCGTCTCCAACGAGTCAGATGTCGTTGTTTTCTTGAAGTTGACAGCCACTAATCTGGAATCTCGATCTATTCATCATTTCGTTGTCAAAGATGGATTGCAGGTGGAGTTCAACATACATGACGACAGCCAGTTAGCAGCCGCTGCCATTCAAATCTAA
- a CDS encoding N-formylglutamate amidohydrolase gives MDQELQAELDQIMDHATDLIFQQAFPEAPAVVFPVSRLVVDPERFCDDLEEPMNRVGMGVLYTQGTLRQLIREKPSPTVRQQLLNQYYHPHHKKLTETVDRVMEEQNRCLIIDEHSFPSKALPYKMNPKATRPNFCLGTDDFHTSPELLEAVEAELQRLGYSTARNEPFSGTIVPLKHYRKDQRVQSLMIEINRKLYLNEDYSVDPVGLRKVVTALASVRANLAKKEFFAC, from the coding sequence TTGGATCAAGAACTTCAGGCTGAGTTAGATCAAATCATGGATCATGCGACAGACCTGATTTTTCAACAGGCATTTCCAGAAGCACCAGCTGTGGTTTTTCCTGTCAGTCGGCTTGTCGTCGATCCGGAGCGATTCTGTGATGATTTAGAAGAGCCAATGAACCGGGTTGGGATGGGGGTTCTCTACACCCAAGGGACCTTACGTCAACTCATTCGTGAGAAGCCCAGTCCTACAGTACGTCAACAGCTGCTGAATCAGTACTATCACCCTCATCACAAAAAATTGACCGAAACGGTGGATCGAGTTATGGAGGAACAGAATCGCTGCCTGATCATCGATGAACACAGTTTCCCCTCGAAGGCTCTACCCTACAAGATGAACCCCAAGGCAACTCGACCCAACTTTTGTTTAGGAACCGATGACTTCCATACTTCACCAGAGTTGTTGGAAGCGGTCGAAGCAGAGCTGCAGCGCCTGGGCTATTCTACAGCGCGCAATGAGCCATTCAGTGGAACAATCGTCCCACTAAAGCACTATCGAAAGGATCAACGAGTCCAATCACTGATGATTGAGATCAACCGTAAGCTTTATTTGAATGAAGATTATTCGGTTGACCCTGTAGGCTTGCGGAAAGTCGTCACAGCGTTGGCTTCTGTCAGAGCCAATTTGGCGAAGAAAGAGTTCTTTGCATGTTAG
- a CDS encoding DUF1349 domain-containing protein — MKRKFSWYCEPPEWSHTPEQLSVVTGLKTDFWQSTFYGFQRDNGHFYQTEVAGDFSAEVLINGYYEELYDQAGLMMRVDAHNWIKTGIEFTDGIQHFSTVITRDGFSDWSVIPLGVRVEPIRLRLTRHSEALRIQYHQGGQWQMSRLGYLSMPSSVMIGPMCCSPERAGLKVDFDNLVIGPPIERTLHEE; from the coding sequence ATGAAAAGAAAATTTAGTTGGTACTGTGAACCTCCCGAGTGGTCCCACACTCCGGAACAATTGTCTGTGGTGACGGGTCTCAAAACAGATTTTTGGCAATCCACCTTCTATGGATTTCAGCGAGACAACGGGCATTTCTACCAGACGGAGGTGGCGGGAGATTTCTCAGCAGAGGTCTTGATCAATGGCTATTACGAGGAGCTATATGATCAGGCTGGCTTGATGATGCGTGTCGATGCTCACAACTGGATCAAGACGGGGATTGAATTCACCGATGGGATCCAGCACTTCAGCACAGTGATCACGCGAGACGGTTTTTCGGATTGGTCGGTCATTCCGTTGGGAGTTCGGGTTGAACCAATTCGATTGCGGCTGACGCGCCACTCAGAAGCTCTCAGGATTCAGTATCACCAAGGAGGCCAATGGCAAATGTCACGATTGGGATACCTCTCAATGCCTTCTTCCGTGATGATTGGTCCGATGTGTTGCTCTCCAGAGCGAGCCGGACTCAAGGTGGACTTTGATAATCTGGTGATTGGTCCACCGATTGAGCGAACGCTGCATGAGGAGTGA
- a CDS encoding alcohol dehydrogenase yields the protein MKAYQITQWGQPLEEREVETPKPKGTEVLLKVTACGVCHSDIHIWDGFFDLGGGKKVTLEDRGLKLPFTLGHEPLGEVAGLGPRATGVSIGEKRIAYPWIGCGQCDVCKRDQELICMNPITIGTRRNGGYAEYLIVPHPKYLVPYDGVDEAVAATAACSGITAYSALKKVRHLRSDESLLIVGAGGVGLAGIGMAKAVVKAKIIVAEIDPAKRAAALEAGADVVLDNSDPSAREELSALTNGGPNAAIDFVGAPATVEFAFGVMAKGASLVLVGLYGGAAQLSTSLFPLKVNNILGSFVGTQQDLVELLQLIREGKVKPVPLVRRPLKEAPQAIQELREGKALGRYVLITD from the coding sequence ATGAAAGCTTACCAAATCACCCAATGGGGTCAGCCCCTTGAAGAAAGAGAAGTGGAGACTCCCAAACCAAAGGGCACCGAGGTGCTGCTGAAGGTGACTGCTTGTGGGGTTTGTCACTCGGATATTCACATCTGGGATGGATTCTTCGACCTAGGTGGTGGAAAAAAAGTGACCCTGGAAGATCGTGGACTGAAATTACCCTTCACCCTGGGACATGAGCCACTTGGGGAGGTCGCTGGGTTGGGACCTAGAGCAACAGGAGTTTCCATCGGTGAGAAGCGGATCGCTTATCCGTGGATTGGATGTGGTCAGTGTGATGTCTGTAAGCGGGACCAGGAGTTGATCTGCATGAACCCAATTACAATCGGAACCCGCAGGAATGGTGGTTATGCAGAGTACCTGATCGTGCCTCATCCAAAGTACCTAGTTCCGTATGACGGTGTCGACGAAGCAGTTGCCGCCACGGCAGCCTGCTCTGGAATCACGGCCTACAGCGCCTTGAAGAAAGTAAGACATCTCCGTTCAGATGAATCCCTCCTTATTGTCGGTGCTGGCGGAGTTGGTCTTGCTGGAATTGGAATGGCTAAGGCAGTCGTCAAAGCCAAGATCATTGTGGCAGAGATTGATCCAGCCAAACGAGCCGCCGCGCTTGAAGCTGGTGCCGATGTTGTCTTGGACAACTCTGATCCCTCTGCACGAGAAGAGTTGAGTGCACTGACCAATGGTGGACCGAATGCAGCCATTGATTTTGTGGGAGCCCCTGCAACCGTGGAGTTTGCCTTTGGTGTTATGGCTAAAGGAGCCAGTTTGGTGTTGGTCGGCTTGTACGGTGGCGCTGCGCAACTCTCTACTTCCTTGTTTCCTCTCAAGGTGAACAACATCCTTGGATCCTTCGTAGGAACGCAACAAGATCTTGTCGAGTTACTTCAGCTCATTCGGGAAGGAAAGGTGAAACCTGTACCACTGGTTAGAAGACCCCTGAAAGAGGCCCCTCAAGCGATCCAGGAGCTACGGGAAGGCAAAGCACTTGGGCGCTATGTATTGATCACTGACTAG
- a CDS encoding NAD(P)-dependent oxidoreductase: MTHPKIGFVGLGQMGSGMTSNLTTAGQTIYVHDQSASAMARFADTTAICCQNLSEIAQSCSLIFLCLPSAKEVDEVLFGPNGLIDNVNAELSIIDTSTLERSEALQFHGQLAHKAIQYADCPVSGLPARAREGKLTLMFGGSQTLFEQVSPLLELLGKNIVYCGEVGSGQLMKAVNNIIYNINIVALCEILPLAVTGGISVDALEQVVTSASSRSFAGDHFIPRMLAREFEGDFPLAGAYKDILNMQKVATEKQALTPLMNAMISSYQNALADGLGDEPKSAIIKIYEKVLGVEFKRK, from the coding sequence GTGACTCATCCGAAGATCGGCTTTGTAGGACTTGGGCAAATGGGTAGTGGAATGACATCTAACCTCACCACTGCTGGTCAGACTATCTATGTTCATGATCAGTCTGCTTCTGCAATGGCTAGATTTGCTGACACCACCGCTATTTGCTGCCAGAATCTTAGTGAAATTGCGCAGAGCTGCTCTCTGATTTTCCTGTGCTTACCATCCGCAAAAGAAGTTGATGAAGTCCTGTTCGGACCGAACGGATTGATTGACAATGTCAATGCAGAGCTCTCCATCATCGACACTTCGACTCTCGAACGAAGTGAAGCTCTCCAGTTCCATGGTCAGCTTGCCCACAAAGCAATCCAATACGCTGATTGCCCGGTATCCGGATTACCTGCAAGAGCTCGGGAAGGAAAACTAACGCTGATGTTTGGGGGATCACAGACTCTATTTGAGCAAGTGTCTCCACTCCTCGAATTACTCGGAAAGAACATTGTCTATTGTGGGGAGGTGGGTTCTGGACAGTTGATGAAAGCGGTCAACAATATCATTTACAACATCAATATTGTTGCTTTATGCGAGATCCTCCCCTTGGCGGTTACCGGAGGCATCTCCGTTGATGCTCTGGAACAGGTTGTCACATCGGCGAGTTCGCGCAGTTTTGCAGGAGATCACTTCATCCCACGGATGCTAGCCAGGGAATTTGAGGGAGATTTTCCGTTGGCTGGCGCTTATAAAGACATTCTCAACATGCAGAAAGTTGCCACCGAAAAGCAGGCCCTAACACCGTTGATGAATGCGATGATCAGTAGCTACCAGAATGCACTTGCTGATGGTCTAGGAGATGAGCCCAAGAGTGCGATCATCAAGATCTACGAAAAAGTTCTCGGTGTCGAATTCAAGCGGAAATAA
- a CDS encoding VOC family protein, whose product MTSKIDHLVLGAEDLSSATQALESDFGVPFDVGGEHPVMGTHDRLLRLQADIYLEVIAANPAALPQRIRWFSMDDPKTKLQLIKGVHPLCWVLQVEDIHEARKNCGYEPCEVITMSRGDLEWQITVPKDGGLAEGGLLPVLIQWPGGRNPGHRLNPSPVQLIHLEITHPSPSSIENILQKLGTPPEINITRGNPALCLHLNTPKGSAVLKSEL is encoded by the coding sequence ATGACTTCAAAAATTGATCACTTGGTGCTTGGTGCGGAAGATCTGAGTTCTGCAACCCAAGCTTTGGAGTCCGATTTCGGAGTGCCTTTTGATGTTGGAGGAGAGCATCCTGTGATGGGGACACATGATCGGCTCCTTCGGCTCCAAGCTGATATCTACCTTGAAGTGATTGCTGCAAATCCAGCTGCGTTACCGCAACGGATAAGGTGGTTTTCAATGGATGACCCAAAGACAAAACTCCAACTTATTAAAGGAGTTCATCCCCTTTGTTGGGTGCTGCAAGTGGAAGATATCCATGAAGCCAGAAAGAACTGTGGCTACGAACCTTGCGAGGTGATTACTATGTCCCGTGGTGACTTGGAATGGCAGATTACCGTTCCTAAAGATGGTGGCTTGGCTGAAGGTGGCCTATTGCCTGTGCTGATTCAATGGCCGGGTGGAAGAAATCCCGGCCATCGGCTCAACCCGAGTCCAGTACAGTTGATACATCTGGAAATTACTCATCCCAGCCCCTCCAGCATCGAGAATATTCTTCAGAAATTGGGTACTCCACCGGAAATCAACATCACCCGGGGCAACCCTGCTCTATGCTTGCATTTGAACACCCCCAAAGGCTCAGCTGTTCTAAAGTCTGAGCTATAG
- a CDS encoding pentapeptide repeat-containing protein produces the protein MRNRFLRNLLSVILILWMCSFQIFAYDREDLDQLLRTNECSDCDLSQANLIGMNLRGADLSEANLQGANLRGAALMFADLSDANLVGANLSRANLYATNLYDADLYGANLYGARFCNTVMPDGRTAIKGC, from the coding sequence ATGAGGAACAGATTTTTGCGAAATCTTCTCTCTGTAATTCTTATTCTGTGGATGTGTTCATTCCAGATCTTCGCCTACGATCGTGAAGACTTGGATCAATTACTGAGGACTAATGAGTGCTCAGATTGTGATCTCTCTCAGGCAAACCTAATCGGCATGAATCTGAGAGGAGCGGACCTCAGCGAGGCAAACCTGCAGGGAGCCAATCTACGAGGTGCAGCTCTTATGTTTGCTGATCTCAGTGACGCGAATCTTGTTGGGGCAAATCTCAGTCGTGCAAATCTATATGCAACAAATCTTTACGATGCGGATCTATACGGAGCAAATCTGTATGGAGCTAGATTCTGCAATACCGTCATGCCCGATGGAAGAACGGCAATCAAAGGTTGTTGA
- a CDS encoding DMT family transporter → MNPAGTTPSYLPGILAMLLGQLCFSINDALIKYSVGLHSDQQSIFLLLFLRGLLVCTMTTGWLIGQRQFSPKNLFALNDMHLRGCVEVLLTGAFFASILLLPLSDVYTIMLSAPLMITASGSFLLKEKVHWKSWLAVILGFSGVLIVMWPDDLGFQVAYLLPLLATTLLVLRELLTKRMAPQYRGIEVVLVTSLMTTLVGGILAFFWETSLNFNAIPYLMGSACMLTVGYLMAVLTIRLAPISVTSPVRYSIIIFGASSAYLILGETPSINTILGSLIIAASGLFVFHRNR, encoded by the coding sequence ATGAATCCTGCTGGGACAACTCCGTCCTATCTTCCTGGAATCCTGGCGATGCTGCTGGGACAATTATGTTTTTCAATCAATGATGCGCTTATCAAGTACAGTGTGGGGTTGCACAGTGATCAGCAGAGTATCTTTCTACTACTTTTCCTACGGGGGTTACTGGTCTGTACGATGACAACTGGTTGGTTAATCGGTCAAAGGCAGTTTTCTCCAAAAAATTTATTTGCCCTGAATGACATGCACCTTCGTGGGTGTGTTGAAGTGCTTTTGACCGGAGCTTTTTTTGCTTCAATCCTGCTGCTGCCACTCTCTGATGTCTACACGATCATGCTCTCGGCTCCACTGATGATCACAGCTTCAGGTTCTTTTTTGCTCAAGGAAAAGGTTCATTGGAAGAGTTGGTTGGCAGTTATACTGGGTTTCAGTGGTGTCTTGATCGTGATGTGGCCAGATGATCTTGGTTTTCAAGTTGCCTATCTTCTGCCTCTATTGGCCACAACTCTTCTGGTCCTGCGCGAGTTGCTCACAAAACGGATGGCACCTCAGTATCGAGGAATAGAGGTCGTCTTAGTGACCTCTCTAATGACCACTCTGGTAGGTGGGATTCTCGCTTTCTTTTGGGAAACATCGCTGAATTTCAATGCAATCCCTTATTTGATGGGTTCAGCCTGCATGTTGACGGTGGGTTATTTGATGGCTGTGCTAACCATTCGTCTGGCTCCAATTTCCGTTACTTCTCCAGTACGCTATTCCATCATTATTTTCGGGGCATCCAGCGCCTATCTAATTTTGGGGGAAACACCTTCAATTAACACAATTCTCGGCTCATTGATCATTGCTGCCAGTGGTCTTTTCGTATTCCATAGAAATCGATAA
- a CDS encoding gamma-glutamylcyclotransferase, which yields MIPPTSAENPIEQTAEDIWNFAIGSNMHPDKLQGRANLVIKESFPAKLKGWRLAFNLQGISWLEPSMAGVEPDPEETVHGVLIRLCAEDFAKLVQSEGGDQSYTREAVEVETYCGKVQKAFVFRALEARKLPQDRPPTLRYLELIRTGARLNGLDPEYIEKLDALPHYQKGPITNLISKLLFDMAMCFGCLGVPKLMVFLFRSLRWIDESWLPNLAKGLLYAVVLTPALGLASVLRMRHLFPKEPK from the coding sequence ATGATCCCCCCCACATCTGCTGAAAATCCTATAGAACAAACTGCGGAAGATATTTGGAATTTTGCCATTGGCTCCAACATGCATCCCGACAAGTTACAGGGACGAGCCAATCTGGTAATCAAGGAGAGTTTCCCCGCTAAGCTCAAAGGTTGGCGTCTCGCTTTCAATTTGCAGGGAATTTCGTGGTTAGAACCATCAATGGCAGGTGTCGAACCTGATCCAGAGGAAACAGTGCATGGGGTGCTGATCCGGCTGTGTGCTGAGGATTTCGCAAAGCTTGTACAAAGTGAGGGTGGAGACCAAAGTTATACGCGTGAAGCTGTGGAAGTGGAGACCTATTGCGGAAAAGTCCAAAAGGCTTTTGTATTCAGAGCACTGGAGGCTAGAAAATTGCCCCAGGACCGTCCACCTACCCTGCGCTATCTCGAATTGATTCGAACCGGTGCCCGCCTGAATGGGCTTGATCCAGAATATATTGAGAAGCTTGATGCTCTGCCACATTATCAAAAAGGACCAATCACAAACCTGATTTCCAAGCTCCTGTTCGACATGGCGATGTGTTTTGGTTGTCTTGGGGTACCAAAACTGATGGTCTTTCTTTTTCGGTCCTTGCGCTGGATTGATGAGAGTTGGCTGCCCAACCTTGCCAAGGGTTTACTCTATGCGGTTGTGTTGACACCTGCACTGGGCCTAGCTTCTGTGTTGAGGATGCGTCACCTCTTTCCAAAAGAACCCAAGTAA